From a region of the Sporanaerobacter acetigenes DSM 13106 genome:
- a CDS encoding spore maturation protein, with the protein MKAISIGLVPFITLTIIIYGYVKGIDIYSAFIEGVKEGIKTSIKIMPYLIAIFVSIGIFRGSHALYMLMDILSPIMEFVGIPVEVLPLVIMRPISGSGALGVVKDIIENYGPDSFPGQVASIMMGSSETIFYTMAVYFGSIGIRDHRYTLKAALISYIASIFASVFVCNIFL; encoded by the coding sequence ATGAAGGCTATATCTATAGGTCTTGTTCCATTTATAACCTTGACTATAATCATTTATGGATATGTAAAAGGGATAGATATATATTCTGCTTTTATTGAAGGAGTCAAAGAAGGTATAAAAACTTCTATAAAGATAATGCCCTATCTTATAGCTATTTTTGTTTCTATAGGAATATTTAGAGGTTCCCATGCTCTTTATATGCTAATGGATATATTAAGTCCTATCATGGAATTTGTAGGGATTCCTGTAGAAGTACTTCCGTTGGTCATCATGAGACCTATTTCAGGTAGTGGAGCGTTGGGTGTAGTAAAAGATATCATAGAAAACTATGGACCAGATTCTTTTCCTGGGCAAGTAGCTTCAATCATGATGGGTTCTTCTGAGACTATATTTTATACCATGGCTGTATATTTTGGCTCTATTGGAATAAGAGATCATAGATATACTTTGAAGGCGGCTCTGATATCTTATATTGCTTCTATATTTGCCTCAGTATTTGTATGTAATATATTCCTTTGA
- a CDS encoding nucleoside recognition domain-containing protein, with protein sequence MMSTMWFLLIAIGIVYSIFAGTLEEINNIIIKEAGEAVTFAISLIGIMSFWLGIMNIAKESGFLEKLSKIFSPIMRFLFPGIPKNHPAEGFILMNIIANMFGVGNGATAFGLKAMEEINKLNKDKKRATNAMCMFLVINMSSVQLVPLTVLKIRYDTGSADPTGIVGPGIIATSISTIVGIIAVKLFEKSDCL encoded by the coding sequence ATGATGAGCACCATGTGGTTTTTGCTCATAGCTATAGGAATAGTATATTCTATATTTGCTGGTACACTAGAAGAAATAAATAATATCATCATAAAAGAAGCAGGAGAGGCAGTGACTTTTGCTATAAGTCTTATAGGAATAATGTCTTTTTGGCTTGGGATTATGAATATAGCAAAAGAATCTGGATTTTTAGAAAAGTTGTCAAAAATTTTTAGTCCTATAATGAGGTTTTTGTTTCCGGGTATTCCCAAAAATCATCCTGCTGAAGGATTTATACTCATGAATATCATAGCCAATATGTTTGGAGTAGGAAATGGAGCTACAGCTTTTGGATTAAAAGCTATGGAGGAGATAAACAAATTAAACAAAGATAAAAAAAGGGCTACCAATGCCATGTGTATGTTTCTCGTCATAAATATGTCTTCTGTTCAATTGGTTCCATTGACTGTACTTAAAATTAGATATGATACTGGTTCAGCTGATCCAACTGGGATAGTGGGGCCAGGTATTATAGCTACTTCTATTTCTACTATTGTGGGAATAATAGCTGTAAAACTTTTTGAAAAGAGTGATTGTTTATGA